Proteins co-encoded in one Ignavibacteria bacterium genomic window:
- a CDS encoding T9SS type A sorting domain-containing protein: protein MKKTLLFSAFLVAIMLFDVAAQNAVYQSGKIELTLRTYGRVRIGMMNNGAYVRQLDRASLLYNMQDTATFDYLEDADDEILPDTVDNPTWGDVELASRINSDYSNQSPLLKADVHMYGWANKGYTIVKYTVKSQETAAYQGRFGLEMIPQVEGAYGNEIMTYDPAKRLFSFSKTNYFGLKILNLQVPSAHNFEWYEGYNVDTSLTRWMTDGQYENFHWAGIDGGTAVFGTSPVATNPNDSTVMYIAIAVGLDSLEMNANIDSATAKYNQLTGILDETPVASITDYKMYQNYPNPFNPSTKIVFDVPQASNVNLSVYDLLGNKVAELVNGYQNAGRQSVNFDASKLSSGVYFYTLRSGATVITNKMILSK from the coding sequence ATGAAAAAAACATTACTTTTTTCTGCTTTTTTAGTTGCAATCATGCTTTTTGATGTTGCAGCACAGAATGCCGTTTACCAGTCAGGAAAGATCGAACTTACGCTCCGCACCTACGGTAGAGTGAGAATCGGTATGATGAACAACGGCGCATATGTTCGTCAGTTGGATCGTGCATCATTGCTTTACAACATGCAGGATACCGCAACATTTGATTATCTCGAGGATGCCGACGACGAAATACTCCCTGATACAGTTGACAACCCAACATGGGGTGATGTGGAACTCGCTTCGAGGATAAACAGTGACTATTCAAATCAATCACCACTTCTCAAAGCTGATGTTCACATGTACGGCTGGGCAAACAAAGGATATACGATCGTAAAGTATACGGTAAAAAGTCAGGAAACCGCTGCCTACCAGGGAAGATTCGGACTCGAAATGATTCCTCAGGTTGAAGGTGCCTACGGAAACGAAATAATGACATACGACCCGGCAAAAAGGCTTTTCAGTTTCAGTAAAACGAATTATTTCGGTTTGAAAATATTGAATCTTCAGGTGCCTTCGGCTCACAACTTCGAATGGTATGAAGGATACAATGTTGATACATCACTTACAAGATGGATGACAGACGGTCAGTACGAGAATTTTCATTGGGCAGGAATTGACGGTGGAACAGCAGTTTTTGGAACCTCACCTGTAGCTACAAATCCAAATGATTCAACCGTCATGTACATCGCTATAGCAGTTGGACTCGATTCTTTGGAAATGAATGCTAACATCGACTCTGCTACCGCAAAATACAACCAGTTGACAGGCATTTTGGATGAAACTCCTGTTGCTTCAATCACTGATTACAAGATGTACCAGAACTATCCAAATCCTTTCAACCCATCAACAAAGATAGTTTTTGATGTACCACAGGCATCGAATGTAAATCTTTCAGTATACGATCTGCTCGGTAATAAAGTGGCAGAACTTGTTAACGGATATCAGAATGCCGGCAGACAGTCGGTCAATTTTGATGCTTCAAAACTTTCAAGTGGAGTCTATTTCTACACTTTGAGATCAGGGGCAACCGTAATAACAAACAAAATGATTTTAAGCAAGTAA
- a CDS encoding cyanophycinase, with the protein MKKLLILCVLFSFVLLPQPKGKLLIIGGGSRPEYMMKKFIELAGGYDAKIVIVPNASSVPKDEAWDHSTEFVKLGCKNVKALYFGRAEVDSPQNLAELDGVTGVFFSGGDQAKLFKEVGNSKFIDKIKAIYNNGGIIGGTSAGAAVMSKVMITGEELIVKDSTLSFFTVHAKNVETTEGFGFLTDVIIDQHFLVRKRQNRLITTTIEHKLPGIGIDESTAILVDKGRYFTVVGESGVLVIDPTKGKRKKENKNGMVSATDITMHLLMDGDRYDMKTRKVLSK; encoded by the coding sequence ATGAAAAAACTTTTAATTTTATGTGTGTTGTTCAGTTTCGTTCTTCTTCCGCAACCAAAAGGTAAGCTCCTTATAATTGGCGGTGGATCCCGTCCCGAATATATGATGAAGAAATTTATTGAATTGGCGGGTGGATATGATGCGAAAATTGTTATTGTACCGAATGCAAGTTCTGTTCCGAAGGATGAAGCATGGGATCACAGCACCGAATTTGTAAAGCTTGGATGTAAAAATGTTAAGGCATTATATTTTGGGAGAGCGGAAGTTGATTCTCCTCAGAATCTTGCGGAGCTTGACGGAGTAACCGGGGTGTTTTTCTCAGGCGGTGATCAGGCAAAACTTTTTAAAGAAGTCGGGAACAGTAAATTCATCGACAAGATAAAAGCAATTTATAACAATGGTGGAATAATCGGCGGCACATCTGCAGGGGCTGCAGTAATGAGTAAAGTAATGATAACGGGTGAGGAACTGATTGTGAAAGACTCAACGCTGAGTTTTTTCACTGTTCACGCAAAAAATGTTGAGACTACAGAAGGATTTGGCTTTTTGACAGATGTAATTATCGACCAGCATTTCCTTGTAAGAAAAAGACAGAACCGGCTTATCACCACGACCATAGAACATAAACTTCCCGGAATCGGAATTGATGAATCCACAGCAATTCTTGTTGATAAAGGGAGATATTTTACGGTAGTAGGCGAGAGCGGGGTTCTTGTAATCGATCCGACAAAAGGTAAAAGAAAAAAAGAAAATAAAAACGGAATGGTTTCAGCCACAGACATCACAATGCATCTTTTAATGGATGGTGACAGATATGACATGAAGACCAGAAAAGTTTTATCTAAATAA